Proteins from one Cellulosilyticum lentocellum DSM 5427 genomic window:
- a CDS encoding copper amine oxidase N-terminal domain-containing protein, with protein sequence MNKKMTSLLLGMTMAFSMPIQSTIYAEEVNAVQQEDKEIKEDNEIKEEADTVQEDRVKQEEESSKEPMIDEEEQVQEESTSASDIGETFHVNEDETISKLIMTIGKKQAILDGTTYTLQTAPKIIKERTYLPLRFVAENILKAQVDFNHSQKQIVIHKVGMRVILEVGKNTAIVNGEKVDLDGAPVIEASTTLVPLRFLGETFGLQVDYHHTQKQVILSKKQEITTSNKAPTAHFSFKKESYSEGETIELIEDSYDEDGDRIVARNWELSGKGSSQDVSSLLKNLKAGTYELTLKVKDEKGLWSSAYAQSLVIIPNKPPVITTFSTQKTSYAQGEALSFDYTYDNEEGEGISKERWTYRSVNEASNQAVITKPYAFFAPGEYIVTLELTDIAGKVSEEMQTTVHITKEVKQTEWAYHFTQGKIGDTIDNYQGINYRNYKTATIKSQLQNKDTLWMSDSPEVVTTNGILYKGDFTGEGRVLLHHINGFNENVASEKRFVLVAENNEEEPITIRISQEVIKGPVEDVLYLGQQVLYDYWKSNSSRTITLAPGQKVALYDSKNKTWLKEQCISGIMNLETNGTVQLTTAVMDRTDDLNQLDTLPLLDKSIHVRGTFEGTVRYYDLDIEKGKSTQIVLGETPEEWVSGADAITGEWIQNKGNFGVTYRLTLTAQEDTGIILNPRADVFRGAIKWVDTDTYLAPNAGYFMGQNKKAVLLGVIKKGETRVLEYMLPNGSSAPVLLGFIPKSQW encoded by the coding sequence ATGAACAAGAAAATGACAAGTCTTTTACTAGGGATGACAATGGCTTTTAGTATGCCGATACAATCGACTATATATGCCGAGGAAGTAAATGCAGTCCAGCAAGAAGATAAGGAGATAAAAGAAGATAATGAAATAAAAGAAGAAGCAGATACAGTGCAAGAAGATCGTGTTAAACAGGAAGAGGAAAGCAGCAAAGAACCTATGATAGATGAAGAAGAGCAGGTACAAGAGGAATCTACTTCTGCTTCTGATATAGGTGAGACATTTCATGTCAATGAGGATGAAACTATATCTAAGCTCATCATGACTATTGGAAAAAAACAAGCTATATTAGATGGAACAACTTATACATTGCAAACGGCACCGAAGATTATTAAAGAAAGAACTTATTTACCCCTGCGCTTTGTAGCTGAAAATATATTGAAAGCACAAGTGGACTTTAATCATTCGCAGAAACAGATCGTTATTCATAAAGTGGGAATGCGTGTTATATTAGAAGTAGGCAAAAATACAGCTATTGTTAATGGTGAAAAAGTTGATTTAGATGGTGCACCAGTCATTGAGGCAAGTACGACTTTAGTACCACTTAGGTTTTTAGGTGAGACCTTTGGTTTACAAGTAGATTATCATCATACTCAAAAGCAAGTGATACTGAGTAAAAAGCAAGAAATAACCACATCTAATAAAGCGCCTACAGCACATTTTAGTTTTAAAAAGGAAAGTTACTCAGAAGGTGAAACCATAGAACTGATAGAAGATAGTTATGATGAAGATGGTGATCGGATTGTAGCTAGAAATTGGGAATTAAGCGGTAAAGGTAGTAGCCAAGATGTGAGTAGCTTACTTAAAAATCTTAAAGCAGGTACTTATGAACTCACATTAAAAGTAAAGGATGAAAAAGGGTTATGGAGTAGTGCTTATGCACAAAGCTTAGTTATTATACCGAATAAGCCACCTGTTATAACGACTTTTAGCACACAAAAAACTAGCTATGCTCAAGGGGAAGCTTTAAGTTTTGATTATACTTATGACAATGAAGAAGGGGAAGGTATTTCTAAGGAAAGATGGACTTATCGTAGTGTAAATGAAGCATCTAATCAAGCTGTTATTACAAAGCCATATGCCTTCTTTGCTCCTGGTGAGTATATCGTTACGCTGGAGCTTACAGATATAGCTGGTAAAGTAAGTGAAGAGATGCAAACAACTGTACATATTACAAAAGAAGTAAAGCAAACAGAATGGGCTTATCATTTTACTCAAGGTAAAATAGGAGATACTATTGATAATTATCAAGGAATTAACTACAGAAATTATAAGACAGCAACCATTAAAAGTCAGTTGCAAAATAAAGATACTTTATGGATGAGTGATTCGCCAGAGGTTGTAACGACAAATGGTATTTTATATAAAGGTGATTTTACCGGTGAAGGAAGAGTGCTTTTACACCATATTAATGGGTTTAATGAAAATGTAGCTTCCGAAAAACGTTTTGTTTTAGTTGCAGAAAATAATGAAGAAGAGCCTATTACCATACGTATTAGCCAAGAGGTAATAAAAGGACCAGTAGAAGATGTACTTTACTTAGGCCAGCAGGTACTGTATGATTATTGGAAAAGTAACTCATCAAGAACCATTACACTTGCCCCGGGGCAAAAAGTAGCTTTATATGATTCAAAAAATAAGACTTGGCTTAAGGAACAATGTATTTCAGGAATTATGAATTTAGAGACTAATGGTACAGTTCAATTAACAACCGCTGTTATGGATAGAACAGATGATCTAAATCAATTAGATACATTGCCTCTTTTAGATAAGAGTATTCACGTAAGAGGTACCTTTGAAGGAACTGTACGTTATTATGATTTAGATATAGAAAAAGGTAAATCAACACAAATTGTATTAGGTGAAACACCAGAAGAATGGGTATCAGGAGCTGATGCAATTACAGGAGAATGGATTCAAAATAAAGGAAACTTTGGTGTGACTTATAGACTTACCTTAACGGCTCAGGAAGATACAGGGATTATTTTAAATCCAAGGGCTGATGTTTTTAGAGGTGCAATTAAATGGGTAGATACAGACACTTACCTGGCGCCAAATGCAGGATATTTTATGGGACAAAACAAAAAAGCAGTTTTACTAGGTGTTATTAAAAAAGGAGAAACAAGAGTACTTGAGTATATGTTACCAAATGGCTCTTCTGCACCGGTACTACTTGGATTTATTCCAAAAAGCCAGTGGTAA
- a CDS encoding penicillin-binding transpeptidase domain-containing protein: MNKRKNKDKNKNTNEDKRMKQGKKNNQDRKMIYTIAAIFIMLFALLIGYMVYFTIFKQKQMAVHPQNTRLNSLESEVIRGNIYDTTTKELLATTTEDGERYYPYKSLYAHPIGYAQSGKTGVEALANQQLLYPSYDIISLFKAAFMNKKFEGRDVVLTLDHRYQEAVARGMEGKRGGVVVMEATTGKIRAMYSTPHFDPNKIVENWSKLNTDTEDTPLVNRATKGLYPPGSIFKIVTTLAYMQTHPGETLDFTHDCTGSISGTDYTIKCYNQAVHGKLGLTEAFAKSCNTYFIALAESLPAGALKAAAESVGYNGPLNFDMDYSMSRFSLNEKGSTLATSQDKAGATNTSDVISSDFEKAATAIGQGKTLTSPLHMAILASAIINDGVSMKPYLIEYSMTKTGTIKLNNRPKQTGALMTEEQAKMLQELMENVVDHGTAVSLPEKGLIVGGKTGTAQNETEDDHSWFMGYAKDPNGNKAPIAFAVVVEGGGKGAQALKVCDQILQAYRNSEE, from the coding sequence ATGAACAAGCGTAAAAATAAAGATAAGAATAAAAATACAAATGAAGATAAAAGAATGAAACAAGGCAAAAAAAATAATCAAGATAGAAAAATGATTTACACCATAGCAGCAATTTTTATTATGCTATTTGCGCTGCTTATTGGTTATATGGTATATTTTACAATTTTTAAACAAAAACAGATGGCTGTTCATCCCCAAAATACCAGGTTAAATAGTTTGGAATCTGAAGTGATAAGGGGAAATATTTATGATACGACAACTAAAGAATTATTAGCAACAACGACAGAGGATGGTGAACGCTATTATCCTTATAAAAGCCTGTATGCCCATCCTATTGGCTATGCACAAAGTGGTAAAACAGGCGTTGAGGCACTAGCAAATCAGCAATTACTTTATCCAAGTTATGATATTATCTCGCTTTTTAAAGCAGCCTTTATGAATAAGAAATTTGAAGGAAGAGATGTCGTACTTACTTTAGATCACCGCTACCAAGAAGCAGTAGCAAGAGGCATGGAGGGCAAAAGGGGAGGTGTTGTTGTCATGGAAGCTACAACAGGAAAAATTCGTGCCATGTATAGTACACCTCATTTTGATCCCAATAAAATAGTAGAAAACTGGTCCAAGCTTAATACAGATACGGAAGATACACCTTTAGTGAATCGTGCAACAAAAGGACTATACCCACCAGGATCTATTTTCAAGATTGTAACTACCTTAGCGTATATGCAAACACATCCAGGGGAAACGTTAGATTTTACCCATGATTGTACAGGAAGTATTAGTGGAACTGATTATACCATTAAGTGTTATAACCAAGCAGTACATGGTAAGTTGGGTTTAACAGAAGCTTTTGCAAAGTCTTGTAATACCTATTTTATTGCATTAGCAGAAAGTTTGCCAGCAGGTGCTTTAAAAGCAGCAGCAGAGTCGGTTGGCTATAATGGGCCTTTAAATTTTGATATGGATTATTCAATGAGCCGTTTTAGTTTAAATGAAAAAGGCAGCACGTTAGCTACTAGTCAAGATAAAGCAGGAGCTACGAATACTTCAGATGTGATTAGCTCAGATTTTGAAAAAGCAGCTACTGCTATTGGACAAGGAAAAACGCTAACATCGCCTCTTCATATGGCAATATTGGCATCTGCTATTATCAATGATGGTGTAAGTATGAAACCTTATTTAATTGAGTATTCTATGACTAAAACAGGTACTATAAAGCTTAATAATAGACCTAAACAAACAGGCGCACTAATGACAGAGGAACAGGCTAAAATGCTACAAGAGCTTATGGAAAATGTAGTGGACCATGGAACAGCTGTTTCCCTACCTGAAAAAGGACTTATTGTTGGAGGAAAAACAGGAACAGCTCAAAATGAAACAGAAGATGATCATTCTTGGTTTATGGGATATGCCAAAGACCCTAATGGTAATAAAGCACCTATTGCCTTTGCTGTTGTTGTAGAAGGTGGAGGTAAAGGAGCACAAGCTTTAAAAGTATGTGACCAGATTTTACAAGCTTATCGTAATAGTGAAGAATGA
- a CDS encoding FAD-binding oxidoreductase, giving the protein MNQEMKALAKKVITKDDFEYEVCRQGWNRGIEQYPLAIVYCQKEEEIQATIAYAKKHHYDLRIRSGGHHYEGYSNGNEVIVIDVSEMNAIEVNENRQTVTIQGGVRNEALYKALGEKGYPFPGGGCPTVGVAGLTLGGGWGYSARFLGLAADSLLELELVDAYGKILVANEKVNPELFWACKGAGGGQFGVVTKLVYKLPAKVDLATWIYLDFPNSTLVEKKQIIATWQETFETLDSRLNLKMSIYHSDERGKGIFMTGICYGDASLAHELLMPFKSIACSMVLKLEEASILKVNQIIQDSHPPYEKYKSNGRFLMRRLQDEEIEALINLVEVKPEGAYYAALSFYGMGGKIAQVPKEKAAFYYRDAKAIIGLQAVWEDQEAAPVNRKWVLNQLEQVGGYTEGAFVNFPLAEIADYETAYFGTHTNQLRKIKEKYDPENCFSFPQSIRK; this is encoded by the coding sequence ATGAATCAAGAGATGAAAGCTTTAGCTAAAAAAGTAATCACAAAAGATGATTTTGAATATGAGGTTTGTAGACAAGGCTGGAATAGAGGAATAGAACAGTATCCTTTAGCTATTGTTTATTGCCAAAAGGAAGAAGAAATACAAGCAACCATTGCTTATGCCAAAAAGCATCATTATGATTTGCGTATTCGTTCAGGGGGACATCACTATGAGGGATATTCTAATGGAAATGAGGTTATAGTCATTGATGTCAGTGAAATGAACGCTATTGAAGTCAATGAAAATAGGCAAACGGTGACGATTCAAGGTGGTGTTAGAAATGAAGCCTTGTATAAGGCTTTAGGAGAAAAAGGCTATCCTTTTCCAGGGGGAGGTTGTCCGACTGTAGGAGTAGCAGGATTAACACTTGGTGGAGGCTGGGGCTATTCAGCTAGGTTTTTAGGACTAGCAGCAGATTCACTTTTAGAATTAGAATTAGTAGATGCTTATGGAAAAATACTTGTAGCCAATGAAAAGGTAAATCCAGAATTATTTTGGGCATGTAAAGGTGCAGGTGGAGGGCAGTTTGGTGTAGTTACCAAGCTTGTTTATAAGCTCCCAGCAAAGGTAGACTTAGCGACTTGGATTTATTTAGACTTTCCTAATAGTACACTAGTAGAAAAAAAGCAAATCATAGCCACTTGGCAAGAAACCTTTGAAACCTTGGATTCGCGTTTGAATTTAAAAATGAGCATTTATCATTCGGATGAAAGAGGCAAGGGTATCTTTATGACGGGTATTTGTTATGGAGATGCTTCATTGGCGCATGAATTATTAATGCCATTTAAGAGTATAGCATGTTCTATGGTTTTAAAATTAGAAGAGGCATCTATTTTAAAAGTGAATCAAATCATTCAAGATAGTCATCCACCTTATGAAAAGTATAAATCCAATGGGCGTTTTTTAATGAGGCGTTTACAAGACGAAGAAATAGAAGCGTTGATTAATTTGGTAGAGGTAAAACCTGAAGGCGCTTATTACGCCGCACTTTCGTTCTATGGTATGGGAGGCAAAATAGCACAGGTGCCTAAAGAAAAGGCAGCCTTTTATTATCGTGATGCAAAAGCTATTATTGGCTTACAAGCTGTCTGGGAAGATCAAGAAGCAGCACCTGTTAATAGAAAGTGGGTACTTAATCAGCTGGAACAAGTAGGAGGTTATACAGAAGGTGCTTTTGTGAATTTTCCACTAGCAGAAATAGCTGATTATGAAACAGCTTATTTTGGCACTCATACTAACCAGCTTAGAAAGATCAAGGAAAAGTATGACCCAGAAAATTGCTTTTCTTTTCCTCAAAGTATTAGAAAATAG
- a CDS encoding VOC family protein: MIHKIGKITIYVNNQEEAKRFWCDQLEFVVTFEQQMGPELKWIEVAPRIGAETTFVLYDKKAMLAQKADANVSHPSIILSTTDIATAYEKMKSKGVEVGPLMQMPYGSMFSFKDIEGNTYLLREDK; the protein is encoded by the coding sequence ATGATTCATAAAATAGGTAAAATAACAATATATGTGAATAATCAAGAAGAGGCTAAACGATTTTGGTGTGACCAATTAGAGTTTGTTGTAACTTTTGAACAGCAAATGGGCCCAGAACTTAAATGGATAGAGGTAGCGCCTAGAATAGGGGCAGAGACAACTTTTGTACTTTATGATAAGAAGGCGATGTTAGCTCAAAAAGCAGATGCTAATGTGAGCCATCCTAGCATTATTTTAAGTACGACAGATATAGCTACTGCTTATGAAAAAATGAAAAGCAAAGGTGTTGAAGTAGGTCCATTAATGCAAATGCCTTATGGAAGTATGTTTTCTTTCAAGGATATAGAAGGCAATACTTATCTACTAAGAGAAGACAAGTAA
- a CDS encoding DUF262 domain-containing protein, with protein MYEIRPESIKTFITDRNVKLPRFQRKQTWDEKKNFQLCISLFKEYPIGVCILSVDESKGKLVRWLLDGRQRKNALTMMYDDPENIYIWAKKFIGFKNSDQPSDIEDKFLKKIREYIEADIDEETEMMQSTKNEDDSEDNSEATEECDDEQITSNAYGLDLLLEIIKIIHNKQKKNTGFTKPFDFTKYVNRLPYIESEEGGVKLSSRRVKTFIDEYRRYCDDECISYEDEKSFYQFINIRCDIRNEPKVKVLIKDKWEAIKERILIVEKIDTLLTNSKIGMIEVKNLSPSDSQKIFNIINSEGEKLTAVEILSAKPHWNIVIEMPSQLAVETVKELYKRIGTMQTNVVRWDFPATLVRRIGDNFILKRFSDTKADFEKELTCGFKILSGIYAKGVKKEDIEKLSKIKSLNWGTDIEGLIYDLKNMFKLISSFDYFKYFKSWNISMMELTSDAIALNFIIVAYFDWCRKGKPLGDSKAKRFQKNCFILWDRLIYEYINRQWRGSSDSKIANNIINVGSEDEDFASIPGWKWKTILEDQIFAENSIESTDVSIGTMKPLLYHFYCLKSIQGPDTNYDIEVDHIIPQTLFNQSSIPKKEVIQDNLLNLGLLPKDENISKSNKKLILIDSQWLKDQIVKYEFILEDKFLEYSNVNNYQQMFDERKEVFIEAYTTKRDNILNN; from the coding sequence ATGTACGAAATAAGACCAGAATCAATTAAGACATTTATTACAGATAGAAATGTTAAATTGCCAAGGTTCCAGAGAAAGCAAACATGGGATGAAAAAAAGAATTTTCAGTTGTGTATCAGCTTATTTAAGGAATATCCAATAGGTGTATGTATTTTAAGCGTAGATGAAAGTAAAGGTAAGTTAGTTAGATGGCTTTTAGATGGGAGGCAACGTAAAAATGCATTAACTATGATGTATGATGATCCTGAAAATATATATATTTGGGCTAAAAAGTTTATTGGCTTTAAAAATTCAGATCAACCTAGTGATATTGAAGATAAATTCTTAAAGAAAATTAGAGAATATATAGAAGCTGATATTGATGAAGAAACTGAAATGATGCAAAGCACTAAAAATGAAGATGATAGTGAAGATAATAGTGAAGCAACTGAAGAATGCGATGATGAACAAATTACTTCTAATGCATATGGGCTTGATCTATTATTAGAGATTATTAAGATAATCCATAATAAGCAAAAGAAAAATACGGGATTTACAAAGCCTTTCGATTTTACAAAATATGTAAACAGGTTGCCGTATATAGAAAGTGAAGAAGGGGGAGTAAAACTATCATCACGTAGAGTTAAAACATTTATAGATGAATATAGGAGATATTGCGATGATGAATGTATAAGCTATGAGGATGAAAAATCTTTTTATCAATTTATCAACATTAGGTGTGATATCCGAAATGAACCTAAAGTAAAGGTATTAATAAAAGATAAATGGGAGGCAATAAAAGAAAGAATCCTTATTGTTGAGAAAATCGACACATTATTAACTAACAGTAAGATCGGGATGATTGAGGTGAAAAATTTATCACCTTCTGATTCACAAAAAATATTTAATATCATAAATTCTGAGGGAGAAAAACTCACAGCAGTTGAGATTTTATCAGCTAAGCCACATTGGAACATAGTTATAGAAATGCCATCTCAATTAGCCGTAGAAACTGTTAAAGAATTGTATAAGAGAATAGGAACTATGCAAACTAACGTAGTTAGATGGGATTTTCCGGCTACTCTAGTAAGGAGGATAGGTGACAATTTTATTTTAAAAAGGTTTTCTGATACGAAAGCTGATTTCGAAAAAGAACTTACTTGTGGATTTAAAATACTTTCAGGCATTTATGCTAAAGGAGTTAAGAAAGAAGATATTGAGAAACTAAGTAAAATTAAAAGTTTGAATTGGGGAACTGATATAGAGGGATTAATCTATGATCTTAAAAATATGTTTAAACTAATTTCATCATTTGACTATTTTAAGTATTTTAAGTCATGGAATATTTCGATGATGGAACTTACTAGTGACGCAATTGCATTAAACTTTATTATAGTAGCATATTTTGATTGGTGTAGAAAAGGAAAGCCTTTAGGCGATTCTAAAGCTAAGCGTTTTCAAAAAAATTGTTTTATTTTATGGGACAGATTAATTTATGAATATATTAATAGGCAATGGAGGGGATCAAGTGACTCTAAGATAGCAAATAATATTATTAATGTTGGAAGTGAAGATGAGGATTTTGCTTCAATACCTGGATGGAAATGGAAAACAATTTTAGAAGACCAAATTTTTGCCGAAAATTCTATTGAATCAACGGATGTTTCAATTGGTACTATGAAACCACTTCTTTATCATTTTTATTGTTTAAAGAGTATACAGGGACCAGATACAAACTATGATATAGAAGTTGACCATATTATTCCACAGACTTTATTCAATCAATCTTCTATTCCGAAAAAAGAGGTAATACAAGATAACCTTTTAAATTTAGGGTTACTTCCTAAAGACGAAAATATATCGAAGAGTAATAAGAAATTGATATTAATAGATAGTCAATGGCTTAAAGATCAGATCGTAAAATATGAGTTTATTTTGGAAGATAAGTTTTTGGAGTATTCTAACGTGAATAATTATCAGCAAATGTTTGATGAAAGAAAAGAAGTATTTATAGAGGCATATACCACTAAAAGAGATAACATACTAAACAATTAA